A region of Hippoglossus stenolepis isolate QCI-W04-F060 chromosome 7, HSTE1.2, whole genome shotgun sequence DNA encodes the following proteins:
- the mmgt1 gene encoding ER membrane protein complex subunit 5, producing MASSFWKGVVGVGLFALAHAAFSAAQHRSYMRLTEKENETLPIDIVLQTLLSFVMTCYGIVHIAGEFKEMDASSELKNKTFDTLRNHPSFYLFNHRGRVLFRSPEEEPSSACNQQGPPNPIRLRKLEHLH from the exons ATGGCCTCGTCGTTTTGGAAAGGTGTCGTCGGTGTCGGACTTTTTGCCTTAGCCCACGCAGCCTTCTCAGCGGCACAGC ATCGGTCATACATGCGACTCACAGAGAAGGAAAACGAGACACTACCAATTGAT ATTGTATTACAGACCCTGTTATCGTTTGTGATGACCTGTTATGGTATTGTCCACATCGCTGGAGAGTTCAAAGAAATGGATGCCTCCTCAGAGCTGAAAAACAA AACTTTTGATACACTGAGGAACCATCCATCCTTTTACCTTTTCAATCACCGGGGCCGGGTGCTTTTCCGCTCGCCGGAAGAGGAGCCCTCCTCTGCGTGCAACCAGCAAGGTCCTCCCAATCCCATACGACTACGCAAGCTGGAGCATTTGCACTGA
- the her11 gene encoding hairy-related 11: protein MTRKLQNPSVEDGRSRKRILKPVVEKKRRDRINQSLAELRSLLLNHTSDPRLQNPKIEKAEILDLAVEYLQTWTDGKKRSNDSPNGQTKTRAPVLSLRHSESSLPPLFSIQSAGFQQCMSQLSSYMSRITPAQRTSLIEGLKHHTEKQQRPDFNQNTSELQQEVTSVDEPSRTLLPSPSPFQPHSCSTPSHDYLSPPSSPWFSPSFSTYATSPPFPSFSSHFSFPPSLSPPSSNTSFYSFSPTAPHTSPAGTHFPPPWAPRPSPHLVPREGSTPNSSSSVWRPWF from the exons atgaCCAGAAAACTGCAAAACCCCAGTGTGGAGGATGGCAGGAGCAGAAAAAGG ATCCTGAAGCCAGTTgttgaaaagaagagaagagatcgAATAAACCAAAGTCTCGCTGAGCTGAGGAGTTTGCTGTTGAATCACACATCGGATCCA CGACTGCAGAATCCTAAAATAGAGAAAGCAGAGATTCTGGACCTGGCTGTGGAATATCTTCAGACGTggacagatggaaagaaaaggagcaaTG ATTCTCCTAATGGTCAGACGAAGACTCGTGCTCCTGTGTTGAGCCTTCGTCACTCAGAGTCCAGTCTTCCTCCACTCTTCAGCATCCAGAGTGCAGGCTTCCAGCAGTGCATGTCCCAGCTGAGCAGCTACATGAGCAGAATCACACCGGCACAGAGAACGAGCCTGATCGAGGGGCTGAAGCatcacacagagaagcagcagagaccaGACTTCAACCAGAATACGTCTGAGCTGCAACAGGAAGTCACGTCTGTGGACGAGCCTTCCCGGACGCTGCTTCCGTCCCCCTCTCCGTTTCAGCCCCACTCTTGCTCCACGCCATCCCACGACtacctctcccccccctcttccccctggttctctccttctttctccacATATGCCACCTCTCCTCCGTTCCCGTCGTTCTCCTCTCACTTCTCCTTCCCCCCTAGCCTGTCACCTCCATCTTCCAACACCTCCTTCTACAGTTTCTCGCCCACGGCCCCTCACACCAGCCCTGCTGGCACCCACTTCCCACCACCCTGGGCCCCGAGACCCTCTCCACACCTTGTGCCGAGGGAGGGGTCAACACCGAACTCTTCTTCGTCCGTGTGGAGACCCTGGTTttga
- the her5 gene encoding hairy-related 5, whose amino-acid sequence MKALSSPESPRPRAMRRVPKPLMEKRRRERINHSLETLRLLMLEGTQNEKLKNPKVEKAEILESVVHFLRTEKDEDRVMSKNQACSARQHNYHDGMRSCLLRVSHFIATKSQEAEETGGDAIQASLALPEEQTHASSSEHIHKTLVPAGDSSSVAPLVARHHNKHGLSHPYLTGLHCESRKSFSSDAACTNVTDPVWRPWPQ is encoded by the exons ATGAAGGCTTTATCTTCACCTGAGTCTCCCAGACCGAGGGCCATGAGAAGG GTGCCCAAACCTCTGATGGAGAAGCGCAGACGTGAGCGAATCAACCACAGTCTGGAGACGTTAAGACTTCTGATGCTGGAGGGCACACAAAATGAG AAACTGAAGAATCCAAAGGTGGAGAAGGCAGAGATTCTGGAGAGCGTGGTCCACTTCTTGAGGACagagaaggatgaggacagagtCATGTCCAAGAACCAGGCCTGCAGTGCCCGCCAGCACAACTACCATGACGGCATGAGGTCCTGCCTGCTACGGGTCAGCCACTTCATAGCCACCAAGAGccaggaggcagaggaaacCGGCGGAGATGCAATTCAGGCTTCTCTTGCGCTCCCCGAGGAGCAGACTCACGCTTCCTCATCCGAACACATCCACAAGACATTAGTACCCGCTGGTGACTCTTCTTCTGTGGCTCCTCTTGTGGCCCGCCATCACAACAAGCACGGACTCTCTCATCCGTACCTCACCGGCCTCCACTGCGAGAGCAGGAAGTCGTTTTCCTCCGACGCAGCGTGCACGAACGTCACTGATCCAGTATGGAGGCCTTGGCCTCAGTAA
- the pfdn6 gene encoding prefoldin subunit 6, translating to MADAIQRKIKAELEIYTQMQKDVSKSVSARQKLEAQLTENNFVKEELDLLNSTNTVYKLIGPVLVVQDQDEAKATVAKRLEYIKGEIQRYEALLKDMEKKSDQHREVLSSLQQEYQKAQGLAVGKV from the exons atggcaGATGCCATTCAAAGGAAGATAAAAGCGGAACTAGAAATATATACCCAGATGCAGAAAG ATGTTAGCAAGAGCGTGTCAGCCAGACAGAAGCTGGAGGCGCAGCTAACAGAGAACAACTTTGTCAAAGAG gAGCTGGATCTGCtgaacagcacaaacacagtttaTAAACTTATTGGTCCTGTATTAGTGGTACAAGATCAGGACGAGGCCAAAGCCACAGTTGCAAAAAGGCTGGAGTATATAAAAGGAGAAAT TCAAAGGTACGAGGCGCTCCTGAAAGACATGGAGAAGAAATCTGACCAGCACCGAGAAGTCCTGTCCAGTTTACAGCAGGAGTATCAGAAAGCTCAAGGCCTCGCTGTTGGCAAAGTCTGA